The following proteins come from a genomic window of Blastocatellia bacterium:
- a CDS encoding S8 family serine peptidase, translating into MKHQSIIKTLSTLLIAIVVTLAFIGGGSSWPPTIHAQRGLRAPHTNNEVVVKLTPQANAKLFAQQHRLIAKQRIKANIYLFEMPANDSRSVQDVVDQVTRDRNTIWAEPHFLASIDQDEGDTDSDQRSGASVDQRNTPFVDGQSPPSYFGQNALSLIRAQHARQYASGAGVIVAVIDTGVDASHPAIGAIYPGWDFVNNDADPSEAGTGPAYGHGTHVASIIKLIAPGAVIMPQRAFKADGKGKTADIANAIYNAVDYGAQVINMSFSMTTNSSNIREAVAYAANHGVVLVSTAGNTGTSAVRYPAFYLGVIGVAATDEYDRRASFSSYGVHVRASAPGVGIYGAYPGNQWAWWSGTSFAAPMVSGQAALLISRGRSTNYIFTTAVPLPDSGMGSGRIDCLASVQ; encoded by the coding sequence ATGAAACACCAATCAATCATAAAAACACTGTCAACACTTTTGATTGCGATTGTAGTCACATTGGCGTTCATCGGTGGCGGCAGTTCCTGGCCGCCTACCATCCATGCGCAACGTGGCCTGAGAGCGCCGCACACCAATAACGAGGTTGTAGTGAAACTAACGCCTCAGGCCAACGCCAAACTGTTCGCTCAACAGCATCGGCTCATCGCGAAACAACGAATCAAAGCCAACATCTACTTATTCGAGATGCCCGCCAACGACTCACGATCCGTGCAAGATGTGGTTGATCAGGTAACTCGAGACCGGAATACTATCTGGGCCGAGCCTCATTTTCTGGCCAGCATTGACCAGGATGAGGGCGATACGGATTCTGACCAGCGCAGTGGAGCGAGCGTTGATCAGCGCAATACACCATTTGTGGATGGTCAATCGCCGCCAAGCTATTTTGGGCAAAACGCGCTTTCGCTCATCCGCGCCCAGCACGCTCGTCAATATGCCAGCGGCGCAGGCGTTATTGTGGCCGTGATTGACACGGGCGTGGACGCTTCCCATCCGGCCATTGGCGCTATCTATCCAGGATGGGATTTCGTCAATAACGACGCAGACCCGTCAGAGGCAGGCACAGGTCCAGCTTATGGTCATGGCACGCACGTGGCCAGCATCATCAAATTGATTGCGCCGGGAGCGGTCATCATGCCACAACGTGCATTCAAGGCTGACGGAAAAGGGAAAACAGCGGACATTGCCAACGCGATCTACAACGCCGTTGATTACGGCGCTCAAGTGATCAACATGAGCTTCAGCATGACCACCAACTCATCGAATATTCGAGAGGCTGTTGCCTACGCTGCCAATCATGGCGTAGTGCTGGTTTCGACGGCGGGCAACACTGGCACATCGGCAGTGCGCTATCCGGCCTTTTATCTGGGTGTCATCGGTGTGGCAGCGACCGACGAGTACGATCGGCGAGCGAGCTTTTCCAGTTATGGAGTGCATGTTCGAGCCTCGGCGCCGGGCGTCGGCATTTACGGCGCGTATCCTGGCAATCAGTGGGCGTGGTGGAGCGGAACGTCGTTTGCCGCGCCGATGGTTAGTGGGCAAGCAGCCTTACTCATCTCGCGGGGTCGTTCGACAAACTACATTTTCACCACCGCCGTCCCGCTGCCAGACAGCGGCATGGGGAGCGGACGCATTGATTGCCTTGCGTCAGTTCAATGA
- a CDS encoding S8 family serine peptidase, which translates to MKTTTRKAQAFPMVKQAIIKMQALTMLTVVMLVTLTLTSAPLPEADNLNTTAHAQRERVMLYVNNQLLVKLSAEAQAKPFAQRYGLTLKRHIKANLHLFEIAAADVTSVEDLVAHVKRDRDVIWAEPNYLAKLDQNTDQLPDPSVDQRHVPRVSDRLPSEHLRQYAITQVKGEQAHHYSTGAGTWVAVIDTGADESHPAIRQVIQPGWDFVSDDDDPSESGHGSSYGHGTAIASVIHLIAPDATLVAYRAFNADGLGTAADIASAIYDAVDYYWVDVINAGFSIPVDSSTLSEAIEYARQRGVVLIASAGNAAERAARYPAIYAGVIGVAATDSTDRRAPFSNYGAGVDVAAPGVNIHGAYPGNRWARWSGTSLATALVSGQAALILAEGRSIDVMSRTADPVVDTELRAGRINCLRALQ; encoded by the coding sequence ATGAAAACAACAACCAGAAAAGCACAGGCCTTCCCGATGGTCAAACAAGCCATCATCAAGATGCAAGCCCTCACGATGCTGACGGTGGTAATGCTTGTCACTTTGACCTTGACTTCAGCCCCATTGCCTGAAGCTGACAACTTGAATACAACCGCGCATGCGCAACGCGAGCGAGTGATGCTCTATGTCAACAACCAACTCCTCGTCAAGTTGTCAGCAGAAGCGCAGGCCAAACCGTTCGCCCAACGATATGGCCTGACGCTCAAGCGACACATCAAGGCGAATCTGCATCTGTTCGAGATCGCCGCCGCTGATGTCACATCGGTCGAAGACCTTGTTGCTCATGTCAAACGAGACCGCGATGTCATCTGGGCCGAACCGAATTATCTGGCCAAGCTGGATCAAAACACAGATCAATTGCCCGACCCTTCGGTTGATCAACGTCACGTGCCACGTGTGAGTGACCGACTGCCGTCGGAGCATCTGAGGCAGTATGCCATCACCCAAGTCAAGGGTGAGCAGGCGCACCATTACTCAACAGGAGCGGGTACCTGGGTCGCCGTGATTGACACAGGAGCTGATGAATCACATCCGGCCATCAGGCAAGTGATCCAACCGGGATGGGACTTTGTGAGTGACGATGATGATCCTTCGGAAAGTGGTCACGGCAGCAGCTATGGCCATGGAACGGCTATCGCCAGCGTCATCCATCTGATCGCTCCCGATGCGACGCTCGTCGCCTACCGAGCGTTCAACGCGGACGGCTTAGGAACGGCAGCCGACATTGCCAGCGCGATCTACGACGCTGTGGACTATTACTGGGTTGATGTGATCAACGCCGGCTTCAGCATCCCGGTGGATTCCTCTACGCTCAGCGAGGCCATTGAGTATGCTCGCCAACGCGGTGTTGTACTGATCGCTTCAGCCGGCAACGCAGCCGAGCGAGCAGCGCGCTATCCGGCGATCTACGCCGGCGTCATCGGTGTAGCAGCAACCGACTCAACAGACCGACGAGCCCCATTTTCAAATTACGGAGCCGGCGTTGACGTAGCGGCACCGGGCGTCAACATTCATGGCGCGTATCCCGGCAATCGCTGGGCCCGGTGGAGTGGAACCTCGTTGGCCACAGCGTTGGTCAGTGGCCAGGCCGCTCTGATTCTGGCAGAAGGGCGCTCAATAGACGTGATGAGTCGCACGGCCGATCCCGTTGTTGACACGGAGCTGCGAGCAGGGCGAATTAACTGCCTGCGCGCTCTTCAATAA